A part of Melittangium boletus DSM 14713 genomic DNA contains:
- a CDS encoding DUF6986 family protein, with product MTTSAFTPKQLAATRAALERAHQERARHTTDAIPGRQPVHTLYGGAHLFKADTARKMGQRALETMREYAPDAHALARCLDMDEGLAERVHARVTAKLHHEPVEDFRIDFEDGYGPRPDEEEDGHAESAAREVAQGLSEGGLPPFLGIRIKPLHPERFERSTRTLERFLGTLLAATGGTLPDPFVITLPKVTSPEEAAALAHLLELLEAHHGLRPGTLKVELMVESPQALFGADGRVLLPSIVEAAKGRCVGVHLGPYDYTASVDITAEHQRLTHPACDFAREVMQAALAGRGVALVDGPTSLLPVGPHKHRGPSPLPETEWETNRQSVHHAWRLMHSNVRHALERGFYQGWDLHPAQLPVRYATVYAFFLEGLETTTLRLKSFVEQAAKATRIGGVFDDAATGQGLLNSFLRGLACGAITPEEVRATDLTIAELRERSFVRIIENRRG from the coding sequence ATGACGACCTCCGCGTTCACCCCGAAGCAACTCGCCGCCACCCGAGCCGCCCTGGAGCGGGCCCACCAGGAGCGCGCCCGCCACACCACGGACGCCATCCCGGGCCGCCAGCCCGTGCACACCCTGTACGGCGGGGCCCACCTCTTCAAAGCGGACACGGCCCGGAAGATGGGGCAGCGGGCCCTGGAGACGATGCGGGAGTACGCCCCGGACGCGCACGCGCTCGCCAGGTGCCTGGACATGGACGAAGGGCTCGCCGAACGGGTCCACGCGCGCGTGACCGCCAAGCTCCACCACGAGCCGGTGGAGGACTTCCGCATCGACTTCGAGGACGGCTACGGCCCCCGCCCGGACGAGGAGGAGGACGGCCACGCCGAGTCCGCCGCGCGCGAGGTGGCCCAGGGACTCTCGGAGGGCGGCCTGCCCCCCTTCCTCGGCATCCGCATCAAGCCGCTCCACCCGGAGCGCTTCGAGCGGAGCACGCGCACCCTGGAGCGCTTCCTCGGCACGCTGCTCGCCGCCACGGGAGGAACCCTTCCCGACCCCTTCGTCATCACGCTGCCCAAGGTCACCTCGCCCGAGGAGGCCGCGGCCCTGGCGCACCTGCTGGAGTTGTTGGAGGCACACCATGGCCTGCGCCCGGGCACGCTGAAGGTGGAGCTGATGGTGGAGTCGCCCCAGGCCCTGTTCGGCGCGGACGGACGCGTCCTGCTGCCGTCGATCGTGGAAGCGGCCAAGGGACGCTGCGTGGGCGTGCACCTGGGGCCGTATGACTACACGGCCAGCGTGGACATCACCGCCGAGCACCAGCGCCTGACGCACCCGGCCTGCGACTTCGCCCGGGAGGTGATGCAGGCGGCGCTCGCGGGCCGGGGCGTGGCGCTCGTGGATGGGCCCACGAGCCTCCTGCCGGTGGGTCCGCACAAGCACCGGGGACCGAGCCCGCTGCCGGAAACCGAATGGGAGACGAACCGCCAGAGCGTGCACCACGCGTGGCGGCTGATGCACTCGAACGTGCGCCATGCCCTGGAGCGGGGCTTCTACCAGGGGTGGGATCTGCACCCCGCCCAGCTGCCGGTGCGCTACGCGACCGTGTATGCCTTCTTCCTGGAGGGCCTGGAGACCACCACGCTCCGGCTCAAGTCCTTCGTCGAGCAGGCCGCGAAGGCCACGCGCATCGGCGGCGTGTTCGACGACGCCGCCACGGGCCAGGGCCTGCTCAATTCATTCTTGCGCGGGCTCGCCTGCGGCGCCATCACGCCGGAGGAAGTCCGGGCCACGGACCTGACCATCGCGGAGCTGCGCGAACGCTCGTTCGTGCGCATCATCGAGAACCGCCGCGGTTGA
- a CDS encoding glutathione peroxidase, producing the protein MDKNIANLPLKRIDGTETSLATYQGKVLLLVNVASKCGLTPQYEGLEKLHEQYQGQGLVVMGFPANEFGAQEPGSDAEIQEFCRSNFGVAFPMFSKLVVKGPGQHPLYHYLTHTQPDTWFPPHSEFRARLEKYGMKRETLHEVHWNFEKFLVSRQGEVVGRFSPDTTPDNPEFKKALEAELAK; encoded by the coding sequence ATGGACAAGAACATCGCGAACCTGCCGCTCAAGCGCATCGACGGCACCGAGACCTCGCTGGCCACCTACCAGGGCAAGGTGCTGCTGCTCGTCAACGTGGCATCCAAGTGCGGCCTGACGCCCCAGTACGAGGGCCTGGAGAAGTTGCACGAGCAGTACCAGGGCCAGGGACTGGTGGTGATGGGCTTTCCCGCCAACGAGTTCGGCGCGCAGGAGCCGGGCAGCGACGCGGAGATCCAGGAGTTCTGCCGCTCGAACTTCGGCGTGGCCTTCCCCATGTTCTCGAAGCTCGTCGTCAAGGGGCCGGGGCAGCACCCGCTCTACCACTACCTGACGCACACCCAGCCAGACACCTGGTTCCCCCCGCACAGCGAGTTCCGCGCCCGGCTGGAGAAGTACGGCATGAAGCGCGAGACGCTGCACGAGGTGCACTGGAACTTCGAGAAGTTCCTCGTGAGCCGCCAGGGCGAGGTGGTGGGGCGATTCTCACCGGACACCACCCCCGACAACCCCGAGTTCAAGAAGGCCCTCGAGGCGGAGCTCGCCAAGTAA